Proteins found in one Plasmodium gaboni strain SY75 chromosome 13, whole genome shotgun sequence genomic segment:
- a CDS encoding sodium/hydrogen exchanger, Na+, H+ antiporter translates to MTYVETSSLYYGNEKKEGNIKENRRIWRVSLIKIILIVLFLCLFKKNDVSLLKEKYFYEYNNNDETKWIAALFSINNFVKEKCGSYIYMYIFNMKKDGILNIENNFLDTYHNNNNYYNHDTCYICNKINYMKINNLYIFGAMSSNVRNIKDVDNSFSEKKRYRILQEIKRKDARGKREDKERNESYSDNSDNSDNSDNSDDYDDYDELDEFDDSDDGNKNQMPTASNEVSEGIIFFCFIFISATMLQFILSKIHKFNIPVSVIWFLYGMITYVIAKNFNMFEENTLHKSIINARNIDSSVLYFVLLPILLYEATQDINYYAFKNFLYGGIGLAVVGVGLQVGILGILFYYSFMYRQEQSPLSSSFLLASILSSTDPVAVLSILGVVDAPSKISSMFHVESLINDGSSVLLFQFFFYLTIGYKANTSQYAVLFVKLLFLSPVFGIGMAMITFAWINLYRKHYYNQCLATITMCYLCYFVSEYYLNLSGPLSIVCYGLFINAYGHIALDEIAQRKHKEIVELLALMGNSSIFIISGIISFGMMENVFKDNLYFFLYIALTYVYLLIARTVMILIFTPFLSKIGYEVNCKEIMLLIWGGLRGGIVLVLGLRIEAENKINEKLTKELAYYISGSVLLILTIQGLTFEWLYRFLNIYPPNPFRIVYLEKVLKMIDYNFYIRKKNLKNYWLFKGTNILHFSSKIVPELYWRKMNKYGEFDLRLPDIYTCLQDIRTCDISFWERGYDSQTVIESFDDYSSNEKKTRKNNKAEKSAILNCDMKGRIMNEANESNENYIVCQKDGFKNKRGNSTKNERNERNEKNERNEKNERNERNDEKNEKNEKNEKNEKNDEKNKQNDEKNKQNDDNNNNIYIHTHNNTNLSKLHYDEYYKKGKNFEDNESINLSAKKSVYENLRDKSNYLNDLTANEDTSDVYSYLNKNTYNNMSNIYGGYNYYNNINNINNNNNNNNRYRSLNFISRKLSVENTYKGEMRINVIRNNDNYYSSYDDEDHNYNNLNRSLSSKNFDHFSNNLNEFTDNGSSCSDKALDHIKIKNLNAFNFDKIAVKDYDKLIKKMNYREFKRARTEKEENFNVIDNIVNSNKETFNPKYNLRLIEHATHLPKTLSDNLLIKSSMEQEDPYSKDQKKKKKKKIINKNYDPDDRDKKKNFLSFRVDDSEDDEHIDNNNPDSSEEEDFKKNKEKSIKKKNNNNNKIHNNDCSDNDADVEEVEVESDDISNINYGNKTKEDVNLLNEYKDIKKKIDDKSDYYDSKEILNLDETNKELIMSDNFIVKIPIDISNDDRDMIKKKINTNENTNTISVDVLYNDDNKNISNDNKNISNDNCDKCDDINNNSSHYNKEKEANFNEYLTYQNLFALQNEDNNIINFFNNDKKYNSKKSSKKHSSYWNISTKATNGKSPVLLNNEMDKKKKRSLKLFNRINNKSSCSACSGGFNFGQCTSKPKKCEHYHEHVHKYHTDNKKKKKKKNIYDKKNMKKQAYNENSYSSSNNIRKDENENENENENRKDNFEFENENCSLPRNNTADFTAHRYDTDQTINFECIEEMCQKKHGGIPFYSFLKKPKIRIKNKLFNELRRARSHESYVNKEKANKKRDYINYNTMKKRMIRKEREGELYIMIFNTCRELYKKLYVNGFISGECLLTLTSILDLSADFAIKKVRMNPIKAWADAFDKGRKHKRRSTRRNSIDHRNGFEYEFHILLSKLKINKKNFFFFSPKVINIFLVYEHCMKDLQIILSYVDVHQCTLDKGGITMKLLLGKNLLRSYYRNIELAKNLIPHLVRKYKDVVKYCLIKIGTDMLLHLKKTIVNEQAANGLLLSQDNEKLNGIFDEQQVKINRYRPYLHYFLKKNILKRFIK, encoded by the exons ATGACTTATGTTGAGACGAGTAGCTTATATTATggaaatgaaaaaaaggAAGGTAATATAAAAGAGAATAGAAGAATATGGCGAGTTAgtttaattaaaataatattgattgtattatttttgtgtttatttaaaaagaatgaTGTTAGTTTATTGaaggaaaaatatttttatgaatataataataatgatgaaacAAAATGGATAGCTGCTCTTTTTagtattaataattttgttaaagaaaaatgtgggagttatatatatatgtatatttttaatatgaaaaaagatggaattttaaatatagaaaataattttttagatacatatcataataataataattattataatcatgACACGTgttatatatgtaataaaattaattatatgaaaataaataatttatatatctttgGTGCTATGTCCTCAAATGttagaaatataaaagatgttgataattcttttagtgaaaaaaaaagatatagaatattacaagaaataaaaagaaaggATGCGAGAGGAAAAAGAGAAGATAAAGAGAGAAATGAATCATATAGTGACAATTCAGATAATTCTGATAATTCTGATAATTCTGATGATTATGATGATTATGACGAATTGGACGAATTTGACGATTCAGATGATGGTAATAAAAACCAGATGCCAACAGCTTCTAACGAAGTTTCTGAAggtataatatttttttgttttatcTTCATATCAGCTACTATGTTacaatttatattatcaaaaattCATAAATTTAATATCCCAGTATCAGTTATATGGTTTTTATATGGAATGATTACTTATGTGATAGCTAAAAATTTCAATATGTTTGAAGAGAATACATTACATAAATCTATAATTAATGCTAGAAATATTGATTCTTctgttttatattttgttcttttaccaatattattatatgaagCTACTCaagatataaattattatgcatttaaaaattttttatatggAGGAATAGGTTTAGCAGTTGTTGGTGTAGGTTTACAAGTAGGTATATTAggtatattattttattattcttttatgTATAGACAAGAACAGAGTCCTTTATCTAGTAGTTTTTTATTAGCATCTATATTATCTTCGACCGATCCTGTAGCAGTGTTATCTATATTAGGTGTTGTAGATGCCCCGTCAAAAATAAGTTCTATGTTTCATGTAGAATCTTTAATAAATGACGGTAGTTCCGTGTTATtatttcaattttttttttatttaacTATAGGATATAAAGCGAATACATCTCAGTATGCTGTGTTGTTTGtgaaattattatttttaagtCCTGTTTTTGGTATTGGTATGGCTATGATTACATTTGCTTGGataaatttatatagaaaacattattataatcaaTGTTTGGCAACCATAACAATGTGTTATTTGTGTTATTTTGTATctgaatattatttgaatttaTCAGGTCCATTATCAATTGTATGTTATggtttatttattaatgCATATGGTCATATAGCTTTAGATGAGATAGCTCAAAGAAAACATAAAGAAATTGTAGAATTATTAGCATTAATGGGTAATTCTagtatttttattatatctgGTATTATATCTTTTGGAATGATGGAGAATGTATTTAAagataatttatatttttttttatatattgctttgacatatgtatatttattaatagCACGTACTGTtatgatattaatatttacaCCATTTCTTTCAAAAATAGGATATGAAGTGAATTGTAAAGAAATTATGTTATTAATATGGGGTGGTTTAAGAGGTGGTATTGTGTTAGTATTAGGATTACGTATAGAAGCAgagaataaaataaatgaaaaacTAACAAAAGAGTTAGCTTATTATATAAGTGGTAGTGTATTATTAATACTAACAATTCAAGGTTTAACATTTGAATGGTTATATAgatttttaaatatatatcctCCTAATCCTTTTCGTATTGTATATTTAGAAAAGgtattaaaaatgatagattataatttttatataagaaaaaagaatttaaaaaattattgGCTATTTAAAGGaacaaatattttacatttCTCTAGTAAAATAGTACCTGAGCTATATTGGAGGAAGATGAATAAATATGGTGAGTTTGATTTAAGATTACCtgatatatatacatgtcTTCAGGATATACGTACATGTGACATATCTTTCTGGGAGCGAGGTTATGACTCTCAGACTGTTATAGAGAGTTTTGATGATTATTCATctaatgaaaaaaaaaccaggaaaaataataaagcTGAAAAGAGTGCAATATTGAATTGTGATATGAAGGGTAGGATCATGAATGAAGCTAATGAGAGcaatgaaaattatattgtATGTCAAAAGGATGGATTCAAAAATAAGAGAGGTAATAGTAcaaaaaatgaaagaaatgaaagaaatgaaaaaaatgaaagaaatgaaaaaaatgaaagaaatgaaagaaatgatgaaaaaaatgaaaaaaatgaaaaaaatgaaaaaaatgaaaaaaatgatgaaaaaaataaacaaaatgatgaaaaaaataaacaaaatgatgataataataataatatatatatccataCACATAACAATACAAATCTTAGTAAATTACATTATgatgaatattataagaaaGGAAAAAATTTTGAAGATAATGAAAGTATCAATTTAAGTGCTAAAAAAAGTGTATATGAAAATTTGAGAGATAAAAGTAATTATCTTAATGACTTAACAGCAAATGAAGATACTAGTGATGTATATAgttatttaaataaaaatacatataataatatgagtaatatatatggtggttataattattataataatataaataatataaataataataataataataataatagatatagaagtttaaattttattagTAGAAAGCTTAGTGTTGAAAATACCTATAAAGGAGAAATGAGAATTAATGTAATAAgaaataatgataattattatagtagttatgatgatgaagatcataattataataatctCAATAGATCTTTATCATCTAAAAATTTCGATCATTTCAGCAATAATCTAAATGAATTTACAGATAATGGATCATCATGCTCTGATAAAGCATTAgatcatataaaaataaaaaacttGAATGCATTTAATTTTGATAAAATAGCTGTAAAGGACTATGAcaaattaattaaaaaaatgaattatagAGAATTTAAAAGAGCAAGAACAGAGaaagaagaaaattttaatgTTATAGATAATATTGTTAATAGTAATAAAGAAACATTTAATCCGAAATATAATCTTAGATTAATTGAACATGCAACACATTTGCCAAAGACCTTAAGtgataatttattaattaaaagTAGTATGGAACAGGAAGATCCATATAGTAAAgatcaaaaaaaaaaaaaaaaaaaaaaaataataaataaaaattatgatcCAGATGATAGagataaaaagaaaaatttcTTATCATTTAGAGTAGATGATAGTGAAGACGATGAAcatattgataataataatccTGATAGTAGCGAAGAAGAagattttaaaaaaaataaagaaaaaagtataaaaaaaaaaaataataataataacaaaatacATAACAATGATTGTAGTGATAATGATGCAGATGTAGAAGAAGTCGAAGTAGAATCAGATGATAtaagtaatataaattatggTAATAAAACTAAAGAAGATGTAAActtattaaatgaatataaagatataaagaaaaaaattgatgataaaagtgattattatgattcaaaagaaattttaaatttagATGAAACAAATAAAGAGTTAATTATGAGCGATAATTTTATAGTTAAAATTCCTATTGATATATCTAATGATGATAGAgatatgataaaaaaaaaaatcaataCAAATGAAAATACAAACACAATCTCGGTTGATGTTCTTTATAATGATgacaataaaaatataagtaatgacaataaaaatataagtaaTGACAATTGTGATAAATGtgatgatattaataataatagtagtcattataataaagaaaaggAAGCTAATTTCAATGAATATTTAACATATCAAAATTTATTTGCTCTACAgaatgaagataataatattataaatttttttaataatgataaaaaatataattcaaaaaaaagTTCAAAAAAACATTCTTCATATTGGAATATTTCAACTAAGGCAACAAATGGAAAGAGTCCtgttttattaaataatgaaatggataaaaagaaaaagagaagtttaaaattatttaatagaattaataataaatcttCTTGTAGTGCATGTTCAGGGGGTTTCAATTTTGGTCAGTGCACTTCAAAACCAAAAAAATGTGAGCATTATCATGAGCATGTTCATAAATATCATActgataataaaaaaaaaaaaaaaaaaaaaaatatatatgataaaaaaaatatgaaaaaacAAGCATATAATGAAAACTCCTATTCTAGTAGTAATAACATAAGAAAggatgaaaatgaaaatgaaaatgaaaatgaaaatagAAAAGACAATTTTGAAtttgaaaatgaaaattgTAGTTTACCACGAAATAATACAGCTGATTTTACTGCACATAGATATGATACTGATCAAACTATAAATTTTGAATGTATTGAAGAAATGTGTCAAAAAAAACATGGAGGTATACCTTTTTATAGTTTTTTGAAGAAACCgaaaataagaataaaaaataaattatttaatgaatTGAGAAGAGCTAGAAGTCATGAGAGTTATgttaataaagaaaaagcTAATAAGAAACGAgattatattaattataatacaatgaaaaaaagaatgataagaaaagaaagagaaggagaattatatattatgatatttaatacatgtagagaattatataaaaaattatatgtaaatgGTTTTATATCTGGTGAATGTTTATTAACACTTACATCTATTCTAGATTTATCAGCTGATTTTGCTATTAAAAAAGTTAGAATGAATCCTATAAAAGCATGGGCAGATGCATTTGATAAAGGAAGAAAACATAAAAGAAGAAGTACAAGAAGAAATAGTATAGATCATAGAAATGGATTTGAATATGAATTccatatattattatcaaaattaaaaattaacaaaaaaaatttctttttcttttctcCTAAGgttattaatattttccttGTATATGAACACTGTATGAAAGATTtacaaattattttgtCATATGTTGATGTTCATCAGTGCACATTAGATAAGGGCGGTATCACAATGAAACTATTACTAGGAAAGAATTTACTTAGAAGTtattatagaaatataGAGCTAGCCAAAAATCTAATTCCTCATCTTGTTAGGAAATATAAAGACGTTGTAAAATATTGCCTTATCAAAATAGGAACAGATATGTTATTACACTTGAAAAAAACA ATTGTAAATGAACAGGCAGCCAACGGACTACTCTTATCACAAGATAATGAAAAACTCAATGGAATTTTTGATGAGCAACAAGTCAAGATTAATAGATATAGACCTTACTTgcattattttttaaaaaaaaatattctgAAAAGgtttataaaatga
- a CDS encoding hypothetical protein (conserved Plasmodium protein, unknown function), with translation MKEIITDSEAPTYNIDSDDEAPCEYLNDIYAISEDTFCFKIIKQLGNGYYSPGNGHKIKIIYYELGCEENITSANVYLGKNDKLPYICEIAAKCMKENEVCLIQGPKNFSKVFKNSEVKNKYDKTNNFKAEFKKGLRYKQKCVDKYSRDPAINKYQKIKINSNDINLLIRKKKIKKDRNEKYIDQVNIKSNLIKNMNDLKNNCDIKIVNYDNAQTNNCNNNSSNDKLCCQNETSLFLNIEDINNLKYKFLEQTELCTYVIYLKEFRRVDILNDDKTIIKEIINEGKGICTPKKNDYIDFFINENNKQEYIHTILDINNLKYRGLFQILQHMKKKEMSKIILKGNQCDHINHTNHINEEHNYLYNTIQTQHKLINIKKNISHEHDQIINDLQYCDENRQSINNIQMNHINNSKNSCLDNDTNNLDTNIIEKKKKKKKELYIQLIDYKKSKIVNINSIININISEKLLLYINDEKNINKTNNINKNIQTHQPFNIPTIDNECELIIKMTLTHLDNTTKENIYLPICYTKNNKNIKQNKAYFIYSYGSCFTSPLWFFHSLQNLKEGQQIIIPIAKNKNMFQQNQFLYHIIYENVGITNTVENNQKDNNNNNNNNNNNNNNNNNNNSNNNNNNNNSNNNNNNNNNNNNNNNNNNNNNSNNNTNYQINTQEKQCAHTKKNMFTLNSAHEKNIQTINNTYKEKNSNTYKQNNKHKNNFIESLISNRNQGKGFYLIKKFKKSHVNKFCNDFFKLHQYYMEKNKHEKKIKSIKNIKKLLNVHNKINYYHNLFMHFKFKHFHRKIIKRKRNNISISTKNVINNKLLQIYMTQQKEDKKKKKKKKKDKNHNKTNDPYKEQYKKKYNSTKRFEKKLKNVYFDRFFYNKDTILKIKVIKIICKKKDPWNMNISEQIENIKIYNDMGNKFTQAKLYYAASIQYKKAFDICRFSKIYNLIFEEKKKLQHILNDYQNKNHTEQTQLLSYIEKIITNLSITFYKINNYNECIIYAEKAFIINPQNVKAIYWKNMSYIAQNKYTQVIQNLNNPFCLNNQTLLKLYNSARLIKKKHDTNFNSLFYAMYDNKKI, from the exons ATGAAAGAAATTATTACTGATTCTGAAGCTCCAA cttataatattgataGTGATGATGAAGCTCCTTGTGAATATTTGAATGATATATATGCCATAAGTGAAGACACCTTTTGctttaaaattattaaacaGTTGGGAAAT GGATATTATAGTCCTGGAAATGgacataaaataaaaa ttatatattatgaattaGGTTGCGAAGAGAACATAACAAGTGCAAATGTTTACTTAGGAAAAAATG aTAAGTTACCTTATATATGCGAAATTGCCGCAAAATGTATGAAAGAAAATGAAGTGTGCCTTATACAAGGTCCCAAGAATTTTTCAA AggtttttaaaaattcaGAGGTTAAGAACAAATATGATAAAACCAATAATTTTAAAGCagaatttaaaaaaggcttaagatataaacaaaaatgtGTAGACAAATATTCTAGGGACCCAGCAATTAATAAATAccaaaaaattaaaattaactctaatgatattaatttattaatcagaaaaaaaaaaataaagaaagatagaaatgaaaaatatattgaccaggtaaatattaaatcgaacttgataaaaaatatgaatgacctcaaaaataattgtgatataaaaatagtaaattatgataatgcacaaacaaataattgtaataataatagtagtaATGATAAATTATGCTGTCAAAATGAAacatctttatttttaaatattgaagatataaataatttaaaatataaatttttagAACAAACCGAACTGTGTACgtatgttatatatttaaaagaatttaGAAGAGTCgatattttaaatgatgataaaacaattataaaagaaattattaatgAAGGTAAGGGTATATGTActccaaaaaaaaatgattacattgatttttttataaatgaaaataataaacaagAATATATACACACCATActtgatataaataatttaaaatatagaggattatttcaaatattacaacatatgaaaaaaaaagaaatgtCTAAAATTATACTAAAAGGAAATCAATGTGATCATATAAATCATACaaatcatataaatgaagaacataattatttatataatacaataCAAACACAAcataaattaataaatataaaaaaaaatatatcacATGAACATGATCAAATTATAAATGATCTACAATATTGCGATGAGAATAGGCAatcaataaataatattcaaatgaatcatattaataatagtaaGAATTCTTGTCTAGATAATGATACAAATAATTTAGATACCAAtattattgaaaaaaaaaaaaaaaaaaaaaaagaattatatatccAATTAATagattataaaaaatcCAAAATTGTTAACATTAATTcaattataaatataaatataagtgaaaaattacttttatatataaatgatgaaaaaaatataaataaaacaaataatataaataagaatatacAAACACATCAACCATTTAATATTCCAACTATAGATAATGAATGTGAACttataattaaaatgaCCTTAACACATTTAGATAATACaacaaaagaaaatatatacttacCAATTTGTTATactaaaaataataaaaatataaaacaaaataaagcatattttatttattcatatggTTCTTGTTTTACATCTCCTTTATGGTTTTTTCATTCTCTACAAAATTTGAAAGAAGGACaacaaattattatacCTATTgcaaaaaataaaaacatgTTTCAACAAAACCAATTTCTTTATCATATCATATATGAAAATGTAGGAATAACAAACACTGTAGAGAACAATCAAAaggataataataataataataataataataataataataataataataataataataataatagtaataataataataataataataatagtaataataataataataataataataataataataataataataataataacaataataataatagtaataataatacgAATTATCAGATAAATACACAAGAGAAACAATGTGCacacacaaaaaaaaatatgttcACTCTAAATAGTGCtcatgaaaaaaatatacaaacAATCAATAACACAtacaaagaaaaaaatagtaaCACATACAAACAAAATAACAAACATAAAAACAATTTTATAGAATCACTAATATCCAACCGAAATCAAGGTAAAGGTTTTTAtcttattaaaaaatttaaaaaaagtCATGTCAACAAATTTTGTAATGACTTCTTTAAATTGcatcaatattatatggaaaaaaataaacacgaaaaaaaaattaaaagtatcaaaaatattaaaaaattattaaatgtCCATAACAAAATCAActattatcataatttgTTCATGcattttaaatttaaacattttcatagaaaaattataaaaagaaaaagaaacaatatatcaataagcacaaaaaatgttatcaataataaattattacaaatatatatgactcaacaaaaagaagataaaaaaaaaaaaaaaaaaaaaaaaaaagataaaaatcATAACAAGACAAATGATCCCTATAAAgaacaatataaaaaaaaatataattctaCTAAACgttttgaaaaaaaattaaaaaatgtatattttgatcgctttttttataacaaagatactatattaaaaataaaagttattaaaattatttgtaaaaaaaaagatccatggaatatgaatatatcagaacaaatagaaaatattaaaatttataatgatatgGGCAATAAATTTACTCAAGCCAAATTATATTACGCTGCTTCAAttcaatataaaaaagcttttgatatatgtagattttcaaaaatatataatttaatatttgaagaaaaaaaaaaattacaacATATACTTAATgattatcaaaataaaaatcataCTGAACAAACACAACTACTATcatatatagaaaaaataataactAATTTATCtattacattttataaaatcaataattataatgaatgtataatatatgcTGAAAAAGCCTTTATTATAAACCCACAAAATGTCAAAGCTATTTATTGGAAAAATATGTCATATATAGcacaaaataaatatacacaagttattcaaaatttaaataatcCTTTTTGTTTAAACAATCAaacattattaaaattatataattctgctaggttgataaaaaaaaaacatgATACAAATTTTAATTCTCTATTTTATGCTATGTAtgataacaaaaaaatataa